DNA from Desulfarculus baarsii DSM 2075:
CCTGGTGTCTCGTAGCGGTCCACGGCGAATAGGAGCCGGCCTGCCTCATCCTCGTAGCGAAAGGTGGCGACGAGGTTTTCGGGCCGGACAGGCGTCTCCGGCAGGTCCTTGCGCTTGGGCTTTGGCGTGACAGGCGCAAGCCCGATCTCCTCGGCGATCATCCGGGCGGCCTTGGCCTGGCCGAGTTCTTCTTGGGCCGCGACCAGGGAGATGACATCACCGCCGCTCTCGCCGGTCGCGAAGTCTGACCAGACGCCGGTTTCGGTGTTGCAGCTGAACGACTTCCCAGGGTTGCCATGGATGTCGCCGGCTACCATTTCCCTGCCTTGGCGTTTGGCCTGAGGCAACCTGCCTTGCAGAAAGCCCGGGTTGGCCAGGGCCGCCTCGTTGATGCGCCTGAAGTCAAGGTCGGTTCCATGTCCGCCGCTCATCAGGCTGCCTCGGAGATTATGTTCCCGACCGCGAGGCGAACGACGGTGAAAGCATCGTCGCCAAACTCCCTGGCCAGGAATCCGGTGAAGACCTGGGCGATGGTCCGCCCCACGGCCTTGCCGTCCTCGATGGTGCAGACCCGTCCCTTGAGTTGGAAGCAGGCATCGAGGCGGATGTCGGTTCTGCCATGGATGCTCTCGGCGGCGAGCACGGCCAGCAACAGGGAGTCTTCGACGCCGGCCATGTCCACATGCTCGGCGAAATGGAACTTGATCATGACAGTCCCTCCGGTAGCTGGATGTTCACATGAAGAGGGCCGGACACCGGAGCGGCATCCGGCCCTATGGGATACGTACCGGCGTGACGCCGGAAACGTCGGCGCTAGAGGTAGTCTTCCAGCCCAGAGTCCTTGAATGCGGCGCGGACCTTGTCGATGATGCCGTACAGGCTCGATCTGGGGATGCCGGTTTCGCGCGAGACGTCAGTGATGGAGTCGCGCATCAGCCTCTGGCACAGGTCACGCAGCTTGGGCGGCAACTGATCCACGACCGAACGCACGTCGATGCCCAGGTCCCGCAGTTCATCGGATGAACGGCTCTGTCGCCCCGTGCGCAGCAGGTAGTCGTCCTGGTCAAAGGTTTCCGAGCGTTCGCAGCGCACGCCGTCTTCATCCTCGATGTGATCGTTCAGAGAGAACGCCTGAAGCCGGTAATCGCGCAGACCGGCCTTGCGCTCTTCGATGAGGGTCGCGGCGCGGTGCTCCACGACGCGCGCGACGAAGGTGTTGTTTTGAGCCCGGGCGGGATCGTATTTGGGCTGGCGACGCAGCAGGTCGAGCAGCAGTTCCTGCTCCAGGTCCTCGCGGTCCGCAGCGGAGAAGCCGGGGTGGGCGGAGAGTTGCTTGGCTTTGAAGGTGATCAAACGGACTGTGTATTCGTCGATGCCGTGGTAACGGTTCTGGGACATTGTGCTCTCCTCGAGGCCGAGGAGGAGCGCTGTGGATGTCGGCCGGACCGGTCCGCATGAAAAAGCGGAGGTGTTGCGAGATCGCCGGATCGGCGACACCCACAACGACCTCCGCTTCGCGGCCAGTCGATTGTCTGGTGTGTTGTTGGACCGCCTCAGCTAGGCGGCGTCTTCCACATTCATCTTGAAGGGCAGGCCGTGCTTGACCTCGAGCAAACGCACCACGCCGTCGCGGATGCGGTCGAAGTGCGAGAAGAGCTCGATGACCTGGGCCTTGAGCTGGAAATCCGTGAGATCGGTCTCGGGGCGCGGAGCATTGTCCCCGCCGAACTTGATCTCGCG
Protein-coding regions in this window:
- a CDS encoding sigma factor, with the translated sequence MSQNRYHGIDEYTVRLITFKAKQLSAHPGFSAADREDLEQELLLDLLRRQPKYDPARAQNNTFVARVVEHRAATLIEERKAGLRDYRLQAFSLNDHIEDEDGVRCERSETFDQDDYLLRTGRQSRSSDELRDLGIDVRSVVDQLPPKLRDLCQRLMRDSITDVSRETGIPRSSLYGIIDKVRAAFKDSGLEDYL